From Hylaeus volcanicus isolate JK05 chromosome 2, UHH_iyHylVolc1.0_haploid, whole genome shotgun sequence, the proteins below share one genomic window:
- the LOC128872311 gene encoding septin-2 isoform X1 encodes MSGDRDYIGFATLPEQVHRKSVKRGFEFTLMVLGESGLGKSTLINSLFLGDLYKERRIPDAAERIEKTTTIEKKTMDIEERGVRLRLTIVDTPGFGDAVNCEDTWKACSAYIDEQFRQYFTDESGLNRKNIQDNRVHCCLYFIPPYGHGLRQLDLEILRRLHRKVNVVPVIAKADTLTTYEVKKLKDRILADIEEHEIQIYQFPDCDSDEDEEFKQQDKELKACIPFAVVGSSTVLEVAGKKVRGRQYPWGVVEVENPKHSDFVKLRTMLISTHMQDLKDVTQDVHYENFRAQCISQISQQAIRERRYLRIKLKRDSGPHFENSISDTDRLLLQKDEEIRRMQDILAQMQEKLKATGQVGPGIGLRGRVGSLGNDLDATDVEKKRNSIIDV; translated from the exons ATGTCCGGCG ACAGGGACTATATCGGATTTGCAACCTTACCCGAGCAAGTGCACAGAAAATCGGTTAAAAGGGGGTTCGAGTTCACCCTGATGGTACTGGGAGAGAGCGGACTTGGGAAATCCACCTTGATAAACAGTCTGTTTCTTGGAGATCTTTACAAAGAACGACGCATACCCGATGCCGCAG AACGCATTGAAAAAACAACGACGATAGAGAAGAAGACGATGGACATCGAAGAACGCGGTGTCAGATTACGTTTGACAATTGTTGATACACCAG GATTTGGCGATGCGGTGAACTGTGAAGACACTTGGAAAGCGTGCTCGGCCTACATAGACGAACAGTTTCGGCAATATTTTACTGACGAAAGCGGACTAAACAGGAAGAACATTCAGGATAACCGAGTACACTGTTGTTTATACTTTATCCCTCCTTACGGTCACGG ACTCAGGCAGCTCGATTTGGAAATACTCAGACGATTGCATCGTAAAGTGAACGTTGTCCCCGTGATAGCGAAGGCGGATACACTGACTACGTACGAagtgaagaaattgaaagatcGCATCCTTGCTGACATCGAAGAACACGAAATTCAG ATATACCAGTTTCCGGACTGCGACAGTGACGAAGACGAGGAATTTAAGCAACAAGATAAAGAGCTTAAGGCGTGTATTCCATTCGCTGTGGTCGGCAGTTCAACGGTGCTCGAAGTTGCGGGAAAGAAGGTCCGTGGTCGCCAATATCCCTGGGGAGTAGTAGAAG TGGAGAACCCGAAGCACAGTGATTTCGTCAAACTAAGAACGATGCTGATATCGACGCACATGCAAGATCTCAAAGATGTTACGCAGGATGTGCATTACGAGAATTTCCGAGCGCAATGCATTTCCCAAATTTCCCAGCAAGCGATTCGGGAACGGAGGTATTTACGCAT CAAACTGAAGAGAGACTCGGGACCGCATTTCGAAAATAGTATATCCGACACGGACCGTTTACTCTTGCAGAAGGACGAAGAG ATAAGAAGAATGCAGGATATTCTCGCGCAAATGCAAGAAAAGTTAAAAGCGACAGGACAAGTCGGTCCCGGCATCGGCTTGAGAGGAAGAGTTGGTAGTTTGGGAAACGATTTGGATGCCACGGACGTCGAGAAGAAACGCAACAGTATTATAGATGTTTAA
- the LOC128872311 gene encoding septin-2 isoform X2 → MSGDRDYIGFATLPEQVHRKSVKRGFEFTLMVLGESGLGKSTLINSLFLGDLYKERRIPDAAERIEKTTTIEKKTMDIEERGVRLRLTIVDTPGFGDAVNCEDTWKACSAYIDEQFRQYFTDESGLNRKNIQDNRVHCCLYFIPPYGHGLRQLDLEILRRLHRKVNVVPVIAKADTLTTYEVKKLKDRILADIEEHEIQIYQFPDCDSDEDEEFKQQDKELKACIPFAVVGSSTVLEVAGKKVRGRQYPWGVVEVENPKHSDFVKLRTMLISTHMQDLKDVTQDVHYENFRAQCISQISQQAIRERSKLKRDSGPHFENSISDTDRLLLQKDEEIRRMQDILAQMQEKLKATGQVGPGIGLRGRVGSLGNDLDATDVEKKRNSIIDV, encoded by the exons ATGTCCGGCG ACAGGGACTATATCGGATTTGCAACCTTACCCGAGCAAGTGCACAGAAAATCGGTTAAAAGGGGGTTCGAGTTCACCCTGATGGTACTGGGAGAGAGCGGACTTGGGAAATCCACCTTGATAAACAGTCTGTTTCTTGGAGATCTTTACAAAGAACGACGCATACCCGATGCCGCAG AACGCATTGAAAAAACAACGACGATAGAGAAGAAGACGATGGACATCGAAGAACGCGGTGTCAGATTACGTTTGACAATTGTTGATACACCAG GATTTGGCGATGCGGTGAACTGTGAAGACACTTGGAAAGCGTGCTCGGCCTACATAGACGAACAGTTTCGGCAATATTTTACTGACGAAAGCGGACTAAACAGGAAGAACATTCAGGATAACCGAGTACACTGTTGTTTATACTTTATCCCTCCTTACGGTCACGG ACTCAGGCAGCTCGATTTGGAAATACTCAGACGATTGCATCGTAAAGTGAACGTTGTCCCCGTGATAGCGAAGGCGGATACACTGACTACGTACGAagtgaagaaattgaaagatcGCATCCTTGCTGACATCGAAGAACACGAAATTCAG ATATACCAGTTTCCGGACTGCGACAGTGACGAAGACGAGGAATTTAAGCAACAAGATAAAGAGCTTAAGGCGTGTATTCCATTCGCTGTGGTCGGCAGTTCAACGGTGCTCGAAGTTGCGGGAAAGAAGGTCCGTGGTCGCCAATATCCCTGGGGAGTAGTAGAAG TGGAGAACCCGAAGCACAGTGATTTCGTCAAACTAAGAACGATGCTGATATCGACGCACATGCAAGATCTCAAAGATGTTACGCAGGATGTGCATTACGAGAATTTCCGAGCGCAATGCATTTCCCAAATTTCCCAGCAAGCGATTCGGGAACGGAG CAAACTGAAGAGAGACTCGGGACCGCATTTCGAAAATAGTATATCCGACACGGACCGTTTACTCTTGCAGAAGGACGAAGAG ATAAGAAGAATGCAGGATATTCTCGCGCAAATGCAAGAAAAGTTAAAAGCGACAGGACAAGTCGGTCCCGGCATCGGCTTGAGAGGAAGAGTTGGTAGTTTGGGAAACGATTTGGATGCCACGGACGTCGAGAAGAAACGCAACAGTATTATAGATGTTTAA
- the LOC128872311 gene encoding septin-4 isoform X3 encodes MVLGESGLGKSTLINSLFLGDLYKERRIPDAAERIEKTTTIEKKTMDIEERGVRLRLTIVDTPGFGDAVNCEDTWKACSAYIDEQFRQYFTDESGLNRKNIQDNRVHCCLYFIPPYGHGLRQLDLEILRRLHRKVNVVPVIAKADTLTTYEVKKLKDRILADIEEHEIQIYQFPDCDSDEDEEFKQQDKELKACIPFAVVGSSTVLEVAGKKVRGRQYPWGVVEVENPKHSDFVKLRTMLISTHMQDLKDVTQDVHYENFRAQCISQISQQAIRERRYLRIKLKRDSGPHFENSISDTDRLLLQKDEEIRRMQDILAQMQEKLKATGQVGPGIGLRGRVGSLGNDLDATDVEKKRNSIIDV; translated from the exons ATGGTACTGGGAGAGAGCGGACTTGGGAAATCCACCTTGATAAACAGTCTGTTTCTTGGAGATCTTTACAAAGAACGACGCATACCCGATGCCGCAG AACGCATTGAAAAAACAACGACGATAGAGAAGAAGACGATGGACATCGAAGAACGCGGTGTCAGATTACGTTTGACAATTGTTGATACACCAG GATTTGGCGATGCGGTGAACTGTGAAGACACTTGGAAAGCGTGCTCGGCCTACATAGACGAACAGTTTCGGCAATATTTTACTGACGAAAGCGGACTAAACAGGAAGAACATTCAGGATAACCGAGTACACTGTTGTTTATACTTTATCCCTCCTTACGGTCACGG ACTCAGGCAGCTCGATTTGGAAATACTCAGACGATTGCATCGTAAAGTGAACGTTGTCCCCGTGATAGCGAAGGCGGATACACTGACTACGTACGAagtgaagaaattgaaagatcGCATCCTTGCTGACATCGAAGAACACGAAATTCAG ATATACCAGTTTCCGGACTGCGACAGTGACGAAGACGAGGAATTTAAGCAACAAGATAAAGAGCTTAAGGCGTGTATTCCATTCGCTGTGGTCGGCAGTTCAACGGTGCTCGAAGTTGCGGGAAAGAAGGTCCGTGGTCGCCAATATCCCTGGGGAGTAGTAGAAG TGGAGAACCCGAAGCACAGTGATTTCGTCAAACTAAGAACGATGCTGATATCGACGCACATGCAAGATCTCAAAGATGTTACGCAGGATGTGCATTACGAGAATTTCCGAGCGCAATGCATTTCCCAAATTTCCCAGCAAGCGATTCGGGAACGGAGGTATTTACGCAT CAAACTGAAGAGAGACTCGGGACCGCATTTCGAAAATAGTATATCCGACACGGACCGTTTACTCTTGCAGAAGGACGAAGAG ATAAGAAGAATGCAGGATATTCTCGCGCAAATGCAAGAAAAGTTAAAAGCGACAGGACAAGTCGGTCCCGGCATCGGCTTGAGAGGAAGAGTTGGTAGTTTGGGAAACGATTTGGATGCCACGGACGTCGAGAAGAAACGCAACAGTATTATAGATGTTTAA